The DNA sequence TACCAAGCAGATGTTCCCATAATTGCATCATTTGGTAAGGTGCCATTACCAATATACTCAATTGGGTTTCCTCCAAAAATACCGCTATTATCTAATCTTGCAATTTCCAATCCTGAAATAGCATTTCTAAAAACCACTTGTCCTAATGGAAATGTTGAACCACTTGTATCACTAATAAAATATGCTGTAGGGTCATTTAATGACACAAAAGCATTACTTATAGAGGTTTGCCAAATAGCATCTTTTGTAGAAAATTTTGTATTATTTCTAATAGACCAATTATAGCCAAGGTCTTGTAATAAGTCAAATCCAAACGCTAAATCTCTAGCATACAAACCTTTTGATGGATTAAAACTATTAGTAGCTCCTTGCGTTAAGTTCCGCCCATCTGGAATAGAAACATCAAATGCTGGCATCATTAGAGCTGTAGTATTAAAATCCTGATCAAAAGCAGGCTTAGGGTCATTCCAATCTGTTGCTGCAACTCCTGTCCATCTGTTTGTATAATCATCCAAAATTTTGCCATAAAATTTTAAATAACCTCGACTATATTTCTTTAAGACATTAAATTTAAATTGACCTCCTTTACTAAATACAAAATCTGTATTTCGTGCACCATCATCATAACGGTAATGACCTCCAACATTAAAAAACCAATTATTACCTAAAGGACCTCCCAGAATTGCATCTACTTTATACAATGGATTCCCTTCGCCTTGTAAACCACTTTGCAATTGAATTTCACCTCCAAAATGAGAACGCTCGTCATGCGAAATAAAATTATAAATTCCTCCTGGTGCGTTTAATGCCGTTATAGATGCACTTCCTCCTCTTATGGCTTCTACTCGTTTAGTACTAAGATCCAAACGGTGAAAAATATCCGGAGAATAATAAGAATGCTGTACTAAACTTACGGGTAATCCATCCTCTTGTAGGGATATGTAATACCAACCAAAATCGTCTTCAGCAGAAGCTGAAATACCTCGTGTATATACTTTTGTAAATACTTCGCCTGCAGAAGCATCAGTAAATGTCCCGGAAATATTTTGCAACAAATCAGCAGTTCCTCTGGGCGTTACTTGACGTAATACTTTTAATTCTAAAGAACTCACAGACGTGCTAGATTCTAATTGGATACGAGGCTCAAAAGTACCTGTAACAACAATAGTTTGAAGATTAAGTAAATCGTCTTCCAATACAAATAAAAATGACAAATTATCTTTATCTACATCTATCGATTTGTATGATGTTTTAAAACCAATATGCGAAATACTTAATATATAATTCCCTGAAACCACGTCATTTATTTCAAAAACTCCTTGACTATCTGTAATATCAAAAAAATTGGTGCCCTTTATTACAACATTTACACCTTCTAAAGCATTTCCATTCGTATCATTTACAACACCTTTAATATTTACCTGTCCTAAAACAGTATTATAAATTACTAACATTATAAAAAACAGTATATTTTTTTTTAATTGTTTCATTTGATTTTTAAGAGATATTTTTTGAAATACATAATTAATAAAAAAACATTTAAAACTTGAACCTTTTAACATGTTTAATATGCTTTTCAAAAACGACTATTAAGCGATAACTTCCTTAATTTATGCTTATTAAAAAATTACTTTTATTGTAAATATTCTTGTAAATTTATTTTATTTAAATTTTAAACAAATTTCATAAAAAAACAACTAATGACTAACCATCAAAATATTACAAAATCAAAAAGAAATCTCAATATCGTATTAAGTACTATGTTTTCATTATTTGCCATCATCCAACTTAATGACCCAGACCCTACTCTTTGGTTCTCATTGTATATGATTGTAGCACTTGTTTCTATTATTTCAAATTACACAAGCATACATAGAATCATCATTTGGGTGCTCATAATTGGCTATTCACTTTATGCGAGCAGGTATTTTTTCTATTTTTTTGATTGGTTAAACACAGAACACAAAGAAGAAATTTTCGGGAAAATGGTTTATGAAAAACCCTATTTGGAAGGTTCCAGAGAATTTATTGGGCTTATTATGGCTATTGGTGCCTTATTTTTTCAGGTTGGAAAAAAAGATACACATTAAAATAAAACTATGAACTTTTATAAAATCCATAGTTTTATTTTGAAAGTATGATATTCTTTATATCAATTTAAAATCTAATTATTTTTTTCAGAAGTGGTTCTTGGCCATGAAGAAAACACAACGATATCTATGTTGTCACCCAAATACAACACGTAAGTTAAATAGCAAATAAAAATTCTTTTAATAAGATTTAAAATTTCCTATTAAAACTAACTTAAAATGGTCGTTTACTAGCAAATTGAGTAATTTCCTCTTCAATGTTTTTTAAATAATCAATATCATCAAATCCATTTAACATATTATCTTTTTTGTAAAGATTAATATCAAAAGATTCAGATTCACCAGTAGCTAATAAAGTAACTGTTTGATTAGGTAAATCTACTCTAATCTCTGTTTTAGGGTCAGCCTCAATTGCTTTGAACAATTTATCTGCAAATGCTACTGATACTTGTACTGGTAATACACCAATATTCAAACAGTTATTCTTAAAAATATCTGCAAATGCAGAAGAAATAACACAACGCAACCCAAAATCATAAACAGACCAAGCGGCATGCTCTCTTGAAGAACCAGAACCGAAGTTTCTGCCTCCCACTAAAATTTTAGATCCTGCATATTTTTCTTGGTTTAATGGAAAATCAGCCTTAGGTGTTCCATCACTATTATATCTCCAATCACGGAAAAAATTGATATCAAAATCTACACGCTCAGTTGCTTTTAAGAAACGAGCTGGAATGATTTGATCTGTATCCACATTCTCTATTGGAAGTGGGTACGCTGTACTTGTTAATACTTCAAATTTATCGTAAGCCATTTTGTAATTTGCTTTTAACCTTTAGCTTTTCGCTATTAGCATATTTTATTATTATTTTACTTCAGCTGATTGCCTAAATTATGCGACAACATTAGCATTTAAAATTGTTCTTGGATCCGTAACGACACCTTCTACAGCCGATGCTGCTGCAACTAAAGGAGAAGCCAATAAGGTTCTTGACCCTGGACCTTGACGACCTTCAAAATTACGGTTAGATGTTGACACAGATAATTTTCCTGCTGGAATTTTATCATCATTCATTGCTAAACATGCTGAGCACCCTGGCTCTCTTAATACAAATCCTGCATCAGATATGACTTTGTCCAATCCTTCTGCTTTAATTTGATCTACTACTTTATGAGATCCTGGAACCAACCAAGCTGTAACGTGATCTGCTTTTTTACGACCTTTTACGATTGAACAAAATGCTCTAAAATCCTCAATACGTCCGTTTGTACATGAACCTAAAAACACAAAATCAATTTTTTTACCAATCATAGCTTCACCTTCGTGAAAATCCATATAGCCTAAAGATTTTCGATAAGTTTCAACACCGCCTTCAACCGCTTCAGCATTAGGTATATCTTTAGTTACCCCCATCCCCATTCCTGGGTTTGTTCCGTAAGTAATCATTGGTTCTATATCGGCTGCATCATAATTAAATTCGGCATCAAATTTGGCACCTTCATCTGTTTTCAAGGTATTCCAATATTCCATAGCTTTGTCCCAATCAGCTCCTTTAGGAGTTAATGCACGACCTTTAATATATTCAAACGTTTTTTTATCTGGAGCAATCATACCGCCACGAGCCCCCATCTCAATAGACAAGTTACATACAGTCATACGACCTTCCATAGTCATATCCTCAAAAACATCTCCTGCATATTCTACAAAATAACCTGTAGCACCAGAAGTTGTTTGTTTAGAAATAATATATAAAGCTACATCTTTAGGAGTAACCCCCAAACCTAATTTTCCATTTACGTTAATACGCATGGCCTTAGGTTTAGATTGCATAATACATTGTGTAGACAATACCATTTCTACTTCAGAGGTACCAATACCAAAAGCAATAGCACCAAAAGCACCATGAGTAGACGTATGGGAATCTCCACAAACAATAGTTGCGCCAGGCAATGTAATACCATTTTCAGGTCCCACAACGTGTACAATACCGTTATTTTCATCTCCCAATCCCCAGTGAGAAATACCATGCTTTTTTGCATTTCTTTCCAAAGCATCTAACTGGTTTGCAGACAAAGCATCTTCCACAGGTAAATGTTGATTGATTGTTGGGGTATTGTGATCGGCAGTAGCAAAAGTACGTTCTGGATACAATACACTGTTACCTCTACTTTCTAATCCTAAGAAAGCTACTGGACTTGTAACTTCATGAATGAAATGACGATCAATAAAGAATACATCTGGTCCATCCTGCACATGACGCACAACATGTGAATCCCAAACTTTGTCAAATAATGTCTTACTCATATTAGTGTTTATAATTATAGTTTAAATGTTTATCCTATTTTTTGAAGGTATACTCATTTAAAAAAATGAACATAATTTTTCAAAAAGGATACAAATTTACTAAAAACTCCTTTTATATCATCATTTAATAAAGATTAAGGAAGATTTAAATAGATTTTTATATGATTATTAGTGGAATAAAAAAAAACCGATAATTTCTTAACAGAAAATCATTATTGGTTAAAATTTTTAAAAGTAAATTTACTTTAATCTATCTACAACATATTCCACTTGGGTTTTTCCATGAGCTTTGGCATGGCCATCAACTCCAATATTAACCATGACTATGTTTGAAATAGTTATGATAGTTTCATGAGTCATTTTATTTCTAACTTCACAAGATAACGTTAAAGAAGCATTTCCAAATTTTACAACTTCAATACCAATTTCTACAATATCCCCTTGTTTAGCTGATGATTTAAAATCTATTTCACTCATGTATTTAGTAACAACTTTTTGGTTTTCAAGTTGTATAATAGCATACAAAGCAGCTTCCTCATCTATCCATTCTAATAATCGTCCTCCAAAAAGTGTACCGTTGGCATTCAAATCTTCGGGTTTAACCCATTTTCTTGTGTTAAAATTCATGATTCAATTGTAATTTATAAAGTATGTTTAAGTAGTTTCAACTATGTATATTATAGTGCAAAAACAACTTACTTTTGTTAAAACCTTAAAATTTAGGATAGTTTAGTGGTCAATTAAAATGAATATGTTGTAAGTTTTAACACTTGCAAATTTCTTGTTTCAATTATAGGCAAAGATAGAAAAATCTACTAATGTTAATAACCTCGTTAACAATTATAATGATTCTTAATTATATAAAGGACTTAAAACCTTTAATTTTATTAAAACTCTAAATCATGAACACAAGACAATTTAACTTAAAGAGTATACGCCCAGAAGTTGCTTCTACTACAATAAACGACAACATGAGTAGTGATGAACGGTTTCAAAATTTAGTATTACGCCCTATAATCAGACTTCAATCAGGCTTGTTTGTTGAGGTTTTTAAAAATTACATCAATAAACATAAAGGTGTTTTTTATAATTTCACTTTAGATAAACGTATTAATTATATTGAAAACGCCATTCAAAAAGATGTGAAATTTCGAAATTCACTAAAAGGAATGGTTATTGGACTTTTTACAGTTGAAGAATATCTGATTTATATTGAAAATTCCTCTGCTTTAAATAAACGCATGATGAATATTGTAAAAGAACAATTAATTAATAATATACAACTTTTTGAAAAACAAAAACTTTTAACAGCGGTGTAGGAACTTAAAAGCAACTGAACATCTGGCTTTATAAATTTGTAATGAACACCTGCCCTTTATCCTTATAGGTGTTTTCCATTTATTGTATTTTTTACTTTCACATAAAATATAAGTATACTATCACCATTTGATTGATGAAAAATGAGTTTGTTTTGTACGTTTTACAATTTTTAAAGCTTTTAATGTCACTTTTCTTACTTCTGTGGTGGAAGTTGTATCAATCTACTTCATACCTCTACTAAAACTTCAAATCCAAATTGCTTAGCTTAACATCATTTTTCTTATAGTACACCTTTATAAACTCAGCCACCTTCCTCCTACTTTCCACATACCTACTCCAAGACAATTTGTTAAAGTCTACTCCTATTAACTTTTTGGTCTTTTCATTATGCAAATCATAAGCACCTAATATGGCAATTTCAGTCTTTACATCTTCACCTTTATATTTCCTGTAAATATCATCTACATCAAAGTTTTCTTGTGAAATTTGAAGCATCAAAAAAGCCTCATTAATCTTCTGACTAATAAGGCTCAAATGCGCATTCAATATATTATTCTCTTTATTGGGAGGTTTAGCAACTTGTTGTTTACTATCCCAAGCCTCAGGTTTTATAAGTAGTCCTGTGGAGAACTCTTTCCTAGTTTTAGAGTATGTAATTCTACATCTTATAGGGCATAATCCCTTTTTATTTGTTTTTACCTTTTTCAGTAAAAACAATATAGCGAGTTTATAATCATTCATCTTTTTATTTGAGTTTAAAAAGGTACACCTGAAGAAAAAAGGGTACACCTAATAGTACACCAAAAAGGCACACTTTTAATAAATAATGGATTGTATTGAAATAATGAGATCAGCTCTATAAAACCTTGTGAAGCACTACAAACCCTATAAAAACAAAAAAGCCTCACTATTTCTAGTGAAGCTTTAAGTGAGCCCTGAAGGATTCGAACCTTCGACCGCCTCCTTAGAAGGGAGGTGCTCTATCCAGCTGAGCTAAGAGCCCGTAGTTTTAATGTTTCTACGAAAACAGTGTCGGGGTGGCAGGATTCGAACCTGCGACCTCCGCGTCCCAAACGCGGCGCGATAACCGGGCTACGCTACACCCCGAATAAACCTTGAATTAAAAATTCAATTATTATTAATTATACTATTTAAATATTGTTTTCAATTAACACTACAAAATCCAATAGTTAACCAAATAATTGCGGAGAGACGGGGATTCGAACCCCGGGTACCCTTTTGGGGTACGACGATTTAGCAAACCGCTCCTTTCGGCCACTCAGGCACCTCTCCTAATGTTTATGAACATTGCAATAAAATTGCGGTTGCAAATGTATATTATATCCACATATAACGCAACTATTTTTTTACTTTTTTCTGTTTTTATTCTGGGTACTCAATACGCAAATGATAAATGTTTGCTAACTTGTGTTTTAACACTTTTTTTATGGATTGAATTTCCTTAAAAGTAATGTTAGCATTCAAAAATTGACCATCTTCAATTTGTTTATTAATAATACTTTCTACAAAAGCATCAATTTTAGTGGAAGTTGGATTTTTTAAACTCTTTGATGCTGCCTCAACACTATCACACATCATTAAAATTGCCGTCTCTTTACTGAAAGGTTTAGGTCCTGGATAACAAAAATCAGCTTTAATAGCATCTGGATCAATTTCTTTTTCCTTCATATAAAAATAATAAACCAAACTAGATCCATGGTGAGTGCGAATAAAATCAACTACTCTATCTGGCAGATTATGTTTTTTTGCTATCTCTATACCATTAATTACATGATCAACTATAATTCTAGCACTTTCTTTTGCAGACAATTCATCATGTGGATTAATACCTGTTGATTGGTTTTCAATAAAATAAGTAGGATTCTTCATTTTTCCTATATCGTGGTATAATGCCCCCACACGTGCAAGCATTGCATTTGCCCGTATTTCATTAGCTGAAGATTCAGCAAGGTTTGCTACATTCAATGAATGATGAAATGTCCCTGGAGCTTTATTTGATAGTTCTTTAAGGAGTTTAGAGTTGGTATCTGACAATTCTAAAAGCGATACATCAGAAACCAATCCAAAAAGTTTTTCATAAGCATAAATTAAAGGTTGTACAAACAGTGTTGCAAACCCACATAACACAAACAATCCAAAGGTCTGCCATTTTATAGTTTCTACACTACCTTCATGGATTACAAAAAAAGCAAAATAAGCAATGATATAAATTAAAGTAATTTGACCAACCGATATAAACAAATTAGCTCGTTTATACAATTCTGAAACAGTTAAAATAGTTACAATTCCTGCTATAATTTGTAAAAACATATACTCATAACTATTCGGTACAATTGATCCTAATAATAGTACTGTAATAACATGTGAAAACAGCCCCAGTCTAGCATCAAAAAAGGCCTTAAATACTAATGGTAAAATACAAATTGGCACCACATAAATATATTGTGAATTGTAATTTATTACCAAAGTTGTTAGTAATACCATTAAAAATATATTGAAAAATATAAAAGTCACCTTGGTGTTGTTCTCAAATACATCTAATCGATATTTTCTTAAAAACAAAAGCAACATCAATAAAGCTAATGCTACTAACAAAGTATATGCAAATAGAATCCAGTTGTAGTTAGATTCATTCCATACCTGCGACTCAAACTCAGATTGCAACGATTTTAATATCTGAAATTTATCACCTTCTATAATTTCTCCTTTAGAAATAATTAGTGTTTCCTTAGCGATACTTCCTCTTGTATACGATATTTTATTAAGTTCTTCATTTAATACTTTTTCAGTAAATGATTTATCATAAACCAAATTTGGTTCAATTAAATCAAAAAATAAAGACACAAAATCTGATTTATAAGCATTTAAATTTTGATCTAATAGCACTCTTTCAATAATAGGCGTAATTTTATCCTGATGTGTTAAATTGGAATAAATTGTTTTGTGTTTTTCTACTCGACCATCAAGAATAACAACCGATTTTTCGTCATTAAAATCATAACTCCCCGTTAAAACGCCATACTTATAAAGTTCTGATATAATTTGCTCTCCAACTTTTAAAAGAATTTCTTTCTGTCTATTATAAATTGAATCAGAAAAATTTTCATAAAAAATTTCTGGATATTTTTTCTTAATTCTTCGGACAATAACAGTATCTAAATCAAAATACAATGTTGCATTTTCAGTAATAGTCTTTTTTTCTAACGCAATTTCTTCATCGGCTTTTTTTATGGCAAAATCAAATGGAGCTTGTAGATTTTCTGATTGCCAAGGTTTTCCTTTTTCAAAACTATACTTAAATTTTCCACTTTTAGGGAATAGGTAAACAATTAAAAAAGTGGTAACTATAAACAACAATCCTTTATAAATTAAGGAATGGTTTCTGTAAAGTTTATTTATGAAATCATTCATGTATTAATGCATTAACCAATTTAAGTGGTTTTATTTTTCCTAAAAATATTTGTTTATGATGTGTTTTTCTAATTGCTTCATTTATACACTATCATTTCTATTATTCAAATGTAATAAATTTATAAGGGTTATAGTTTTTTTTTCATAATACCTCAATCCCTATAATTTCTATTAAAAAATGATTATTTTCGCTTCCATGCGCTAAACCATTAATCATGCACAAAGAAGTAGTTATTGTATCGGCAGTTAGAACCCCGATTGGAAGTTTTATGGGAGCTTTATCTACCATTCCTGCTCCAAAACTTGGTGCTATTGCTATTAAAGGAGCTTTAGAAAAAATAAATCTAAAGCCCAAATTGGTAGAGGAAGTTTTAATGGGTAATGTTGTTCAATCTGGTGAAGGCCAAGCTCCTGCTAGACAAGCTGCTATATTTGCAGGAATACCTAATACGGTACCCTGTACTACCATTAATAAAGTTTGTGCTTCAGGCATGAAAGCAGTTATGCAAGCAGCGCAAGCTATTGCTTTAGGAGACATTGAAATTGCTGTTGCAGGCGGTATGGAAAACATGAGTTTAATTCCTCATTATTTGTATACCAGAATTGGTATTAAATTTGGCGCATCCACATTAATTGACGGCATGCAGAAAGATGGTTTGGTTGATGCATACGATCAAAACGCTATGGGAATTTATGCCGATTTATGCGCAAAAGAATATCAATTTTCAAGAGAAGAACAAGATGCTTATGCTATACAATCGTACAAACGATCTGCAAAAGCTTGGGAAACTGGTAAATTCAATAATGAAATAGTGCCTGTTGAAGTGCCCCAACGTCGAGGGGAATCAATCATTGTTGACAAAGATGAAGAGTTTACGAATGTTAAAATTGAAAAAATATCAAAATTACGTCCAGCATTTTCAAAAGATGGCAGTGTAACTGCTGCCAATGCATCTACAATAAACGATGGAGCTGCAGCCTTGGTATTGATGAGTAAAGAAAAAGCAAAATCATTAGGCATAAAACCTTTGGCTACAATTAAAGGTTATGCCGATGCAGCCCAAGAGCCAAAATGGTTTACTACAGCTCCTGCAAAAGCACTTCCTAAAGCATTGTATAAAGCTGGATTATCAATGACTGATGTTAATTTTTTTGAATTTAATGAGGCGTTTTCTGTAGTCGGATTGGCTAATATAAAATTACTTAACCTAAACGATAACATAGTAAATATTAATGGAGGAGCTGTATCATTAGGACATCCTTTAGGGTGTTCTGGTGCAAGAATCCTTGTTACATTATTAAATGTATTAAAGCAAAATAATGCTAAAATTGGAGCCGCAGCTATTTGTAATGGGGGGGGTGGTGCTTCTGCTATTATTATTAAACGTTGATACTATTAAATTAAACCTTTTTACTATTACTATATTAATATAAAAACAACCATAACTTAAATATTTTCACTTACAATGCAGCATTTTTCTTTTAACACAACTAACAAGCATAAATAATTAATAGCAATAGATAACACCTAAATGCAATACGGAATTTGTAATTTAAGCATAGCCCCTTTACGTTTTGAAGCCTCAGATTCAAGTGAATTGGTTTCGCAGGTTTTATATGGCGATCATTTTAAAATTTTAGAGCAACGAAAATCTTGGAGCAAAATACGCCTGGCTTTTGATAAATATGAAGGCTGGATAGATAATAAACAATATCTTGAAATAACCGCTGATCAATACTCAAATTTACAAGATGTATCTCCAATACTTTCAACAGATTTAGTTGAATTTATTGAAGATGAACAAGAACAGCTCTATCCAATTTTATTAGGGTCATCTTTAAACGGACTGGCTTTATTAAATCATTCTCATGATGGTAATTTAGTTAAAGGTAAACATCCAAAAGAAAACTTAATCAATACGGCTTTTTTCTACTTAAACGCTCCTTATTTATGGGGAGGAAAAACACCTTTTGGAATAGACTGCTCTGGTTTTACACAAATGGTATACAAACTCAATGGTTATAAACTATTACGCGATGCTTCACAACAAGCAACTCAAGGTGAAGCTTTAAGTTTTATTGAAGAAAGTGAACCAGGTGACTTGGCTTTTTTTGATAATAACGAGGGTATCATTACCCATGTGGGAATTATTATGAAAAACAATTATATTATCCATGCACATGGTAAAGTAAGAATTGACCGTTTAGATCATTCTGGTATTTACAATGTTGATAAAAAAATGCATACACACAAACTTCGTGTTATAAAAAAAGTGATATAAAAAAAAAGCCGCTAACAGCGACTTTTTTTTTATATATACTAAATAAGAATTAATTCCCAGCAGCTTCTAAAGCATCAACTTTTGCTTTCATCTCTTTTCCTTTATCTGATTCACCTACTATATTGTAAATGTTCATTAATGTTTTTGCTGCATCAATATTATCAGATTTGATTTCTAACGCTTTTTCTAAATAAGGAATAGCATCTCTATAAATTTGCTGACGAACCTTCTTTAATTCATCATAACGTAGGTTATCTTTAGTAGAAGTTCCTAACCCATTCATTTCAGTTACAACATCAGCTTCTGCACTTAAAACTATAGAAGCTATATTTATATTTGCATTTACATGTTGAGGATCTAATTCAATAGCTTTATTGTAATATTTTTTAGCTGCTTCTTTATCTCCAGATTCATTTGCTATAACACCTAAATTATATTGTAATTCAGCATTGTTTGGATCTTTAGTTGTTGCTTCTTCCATCAACTCTTTAAAAGCCTCACGGTTTCCTAATTTAAGTTGTAACTCTGCTTCAACCATTAACAAATTTAAATCATCTGGATTCTCTTTTCTAGCATCAACTAAAGCCTCTATAGCTTTATCATCTTCACCATTCTCCTTATAAATTAAAGCTATATTTTTTACAATTTCTGCTTTTCTAGATTCTGTAAATTCATCAGTAGGATTAATATGAGAATCAGCTTTAACAGAAAGATCTCTCATTTCTTTATTCTGAAAAGACTCTTTTGTGTTTGTTTCTTTATTAACAGCAAAATACTGTTTTTCAACTCCTGTATAACCTAAATCTTTAAGTTCTTCATATAGTGTTAAAGCACGGTTGTAATCTGGAATATTAATAGCCATACTAGCTGCATAATATAAAAAAGTAGTATCAGAAGTTCTTAATCTGTAAGCTTTCTCAAAATAATCAGAACTCGTAGAAAAATTTTTATTCTCGTACGCTTTATTACCAAGTGTAATCATTTTATTGGTAATCTCTTCTTTTATTCCTTTAATTTCTGAAGCATACTCCCCTTCTACTTTATCAAAATTCATTAAAGCTGCATCAATATCATCAATAGATCCAGCTCCGTTAGCATATAAAGCTTGTCCAAAATAATAATAATAATCTGCTTTTTGACCTTCATCCATAACAGACATCATACTTTTTGCCTGATTTAATGCTGCTTTTGCTTCCGCAAAATTATTGCTTTTAATTGCCTTAGCAACCGTTTTCAATTCTTTTTTTTGTGCAAAAGCAAATGCACTCACTGAAAACGCTAAAGCTAAAATAACTCGTTTTTTCATTTTTAAAATATTTATTTAATTGTCATTAATTGTTTCATCTTGATTGGTATCAAGAGTTGTGCCATCATCCTGAGTGTCATTGCTTTCAGTAGTTTCATCCAATGTAACTTCTTCATCCTCTTCATGCATCACTTTAGCAACAGCAGCAATAGAATCTGCATTTTTAAGGTTTATAAGTCTAACTCCTTGCGTTGCTCTACCCATAACTCTTAAATTTTTCACTTCTAATCTAATTGCTATTCCAGATTTATTGATAATCATTAAATCATCCGTATCTGTAACACTTTTTATAGCTACTAATTTACCAGTTTTTTCTGTAATAGAAATGGTTTTCACACCTTTTCCTCCACGATTTGTAATTCTGTAAACTGGTTCTCCATCTTCAGGATCGTCAATATAAGTACGTTTACCGTACCCATTTTCAGAAACAACTAAAACAGATTCTTCTTGTGGGTTTTCAATGGTAACCATGCCAATTACTTCATCTTCCGTATTTGCCAATGTAATACCACGAACACCAGATGCACTACGCCCCATAGGACGTGTTTTAGCTTCTTCAAAACGGATGGCCTTACCAGATTTAAGCGCTAACATAACCTGACTATTACCCGTTGTTAATTTAGCTTCTAACAATTCATCATTATCTTTAATAGTAATGGCATTAATACCATTAGTTCTTGGTCTAGAATATTG is a window from the Pseudalgibacter alginicilyticus genome containing:
- a CDS encoding Arm DNA-binding domain-containing protein; this translates as MNDYKLAILFLLKKVKTNKKGLCPIRCRITYSKTRKEFSTGLLIKPEAWDSKQQVAKPPNKENNILNAHLSLISQKINEAFLMLQISQENFDVDDIYRKYKGEDVKTEIAILGAYDLHNEKTKKLIGVDFNKLSWSRYVESRRKVAEFIKVYYKKNDVKLSNLDLKF
- a CDS encoding acyl-CoA thioesterase, with the translated sequence MNFNTRKWVKPEDLNANGTLFGGRLLEWIDEEAALYAIIQLENQKVVTKYMSEIDFKSSAKQGDIVEIGIEVVKFGNASLTLSCEVRNKMTHETIITISNIVMVNIGVDGHAKAHGKTQVEYVVDRLK
- a CDS encoding transmembrane 220 family protein, translating into MTNHQNITKSKRNLNIVLSTMFSLFAIIQLNDPDPTLWFSLYMIVALVSIISNYTSIHRIIIWVLIIGYSLYASRYFFYFFDWLNTEHKEEIFGKMVYEKPYLEGSREFIGLIMAIGALFFQVGKKDTH
- the leuD gene encoding 3-isopropylmalate dehydratase small subunit, whose product is MAYDKFEVLTSTAYPLPIENVDTDQIIPARFLKATERVDFDINFFRDWRYNSDGTPKADFPLNQEKYAGSKILVGGRNFGSGSSREHAAWSVYDFGLRCVISSAFADIFKNNCLNIGVLPVQVSVAFADKLFKAIEADPKTEIRVDLPNQTVTLLATGESESFDINLYKKDNMLNGFDDIDYLKNIEEEITQFASKRPF
- the leuC gene encoding 3-isopropylmalate dehydratase large subunit, whose amino-acid sequence is MSKTLFDKVWDSHVVRHVQDGPDVFFIDRHFIHEVTSPVAFLGLESRGNSVLYPERTFATADHNTPTINQHLPVEDALSANQLDALERNAKKHGISHWGLGDENNGIVHVVGPENGITLPGATIVCGDSHTSTHGAFGAIAFGIGTSEVEMVLSTQCIMQSKPKAMRINVNGKLGLGVTPKDVALYIISKQTTSGATGYFVEYAGDVFEDMTMEGRMTVCNLSIEMGARGGMIAPDKKTFEYIKGRALTPKGADWDKAMEYWNTLKTDEGAKFDAEFNYDAADIEPMITYGTNPGMGMGVTKDIPNAEAVEGGVETYRKSLGYMDFHEGEAMIGKKIDFVFLGSCTNGRIEDFRAFCSIVKGRKKADHVTAWLVPGSHKVVDQIKAEGLDKVISDAGFVLREPGCSACLAMNDDKIPAGKLSVSTSNRNFEGRQGPGSRTLLASPLVAAASAVEGVVTDPRTILNANVVA
- a CDS encoding TonB-dependent receptor, with translation MKQLKKNILFFIMLVIYNTVLGQVNIKGVVNDTNGNALEGVNVVIKGTNFFDITDSQGVFEINDVVSGNYILSISHIGFKTSYKSIDVDKDNLSFLFVLEDDLLNLQTIVVTGTFEPRIQLESSTSVSSLELKVLRQVTPRGTADLLQNISGTFTDASAGEVFTKVYTRGISASAEDDFGWYYISLQEDGLPVSLVQHSYYSPDIFHRLDLSTKRVEAIRGGSASITALNAPGGIYNFISHDERSHFGGEIQLQSGLQGEGNPLYKVDAILGGPLGNNWFFNVGGHYRYDDGARNTDFVFSKGGQFKFNVLKKYSRGYLKFYGKILDDYTNRWTGVAATDWNDPKPAFDQDFNTTALMMPAFDVSIPDGRNLTQGATNSFNPSKGLYARDLAFGFDLLQDLGYNWSIRNNTKFSTKDAIWQTSISNAFVSLNDPTAYFISDTSGSTFPLGQVVFRNAISGLEIARLDNSGIFGGNPIEYIGNGTLPNDAIMGTSAWYKDNKANEWMNQLTLRKQWKNHDFNMGFSLGFSDTSLFTQGSFGYVTYEPNPKMLQVTLENPGEPIIYLSDENGVSNYGGLFYVNSQAQVSQVATFVNDRWKIADKFYLDLGLRLETIGHKGSKDRYAPIEEVGGVDGDVNTAFDNSLNVFTGEQDIFNFNYTYLSYSVGVNYKIEDEASLFARVSKGNKAPELNYYFNNFDNVPVNSKGEIQEINQLELGLKYNLKDFSFVSTAFWSQLKNISVSDFAFDENDSSIFYTPNQSNRSKTIGLEWESIYTPFQNMTFRFNGVVQNPKATSWTVYDAAGSVDISDDSIQDFSGNQLPFNPKLMFNLSTEYQKDQISAFFKWQFMGKREGNVANAFQLPAYSIFNLGTGYTFNKHLSVNLLITNLFNSEGLANFFGANSFGVSANGVTTDFIQANPDASFVVVPVLPRATVLKLNYVF